From Platichthys flesus chromosome 7, fPlaFle2.1, whole genome shotgun sequence:
AGAGGGAAGGGAAGATGTTGGCAGGGTGAGAAGTTTTTTAATCCGGAGTACGATTAGAATAACTCATGAATTGCAAATTCTGCTTCAGCACAGAGAACAGCTGTCCAATATGTCACAGACATCAACAACAACTGCCATTCTGAGagcatgtttatttgtgtatttttttgaattttcaATCAACATAAAACCTGTTGATATGCAGTTAAGTAACTAGGATGACGGCAGTCGTTTTTACAACTGTACCTGAATGCAGCATTCAGGTAGACTTTTTGTCAGTCCTAGTCGGTTCATTTTTGGTCTCATACGTTTTTGTAcaatatattaatacaaaaaaatgtaatctacTATTATATGTTGAATTAATCAACTTGGCTTACTACAATTGGCTATATTGTGTTTACAAAGTATTGTTGTTGagttgccatttttttttttgctaccGACCActgtataattataataatgttatatactactgatactagtattattactattactacttctactactactacaattAATGATAATTGTAActataatgataacaataagaATATACCTGATTGTACTGTATATAGGCTTATGTATTGAATGTAATAGAGTTGTGGAATCTTAAATGTTCATTCAGCAgctgaaaacatttgaatattatttaaatcaaacactGTTGGAGAAGTTAGATTTCTTTCATGTTCCGTGCAGTTAACAATACTAACATCCATCAAAAATAATCCTAATCAAAGTGATTATATGGATTAGAAAAGTTTATTTGCCACATTATGCTTCTGTGGAGAAAGTAATGGACGCTGTTCCGCTGTTATGTTGATAACCTTTATCTTTCACCCGCCGCCTTCAGCTCAGTGCAGAGGAATGACGATGTTATCGATCTTTGTATTTGATGTTAGAACGGAAACGTTTAAACCTCGTGATAGTAACTAAGGACCAGGGTTAGTGGTTGCCATTGACAACCGGACCCGTGCTCTCTCGACAACAACAGCTCGCGCGCACGGTCTCCAGAGAAGCCGGAAGCCGGAGGGAGTTCACTCATGTGAGGATCATTTAtctgttttaatatatttttcacaAGTAACAGACTCAAACTAACAAAGTAAACTCCTGTGTAGTATTTGTGGAAGACAGTGTGTGACGAATGAgcggacggacacacacacaccgcgtTGTCCCGGCCACTTTGACCGACAGATATTGAGTTACAGAAGCGGAACCAGACACTCTGAGAAGTGATCCAAATGTCTGAATTTGCGAAGTTGTGTTGGATCTGCTGTTGACCACAAAGGCCACATGAGCAGGTAGGTGGACTACGGGTCAAAACTCCTCCACGCGGGCAGGAGGGGCTATacacaaaatatttgtttgatttctaCCAATTTATTTTGGCCATTTACAGTAGCCTATATTTATGGTCAGTCTAAGAGTAGTGGACTATTTTTCCCTTTAATAATCTCCTTAAATTTGTACATgcaatacaataaatacaccactataaaataaaatatattttactgtaaaccTATATTCCATACAGAGCATATATAGTACCAGTACTGCTGGGTACATCTGAACATAGTTATTAGCAGGCAGGTTGGATTGATGGATTAATTCCCTCcctgtcttctgtctcttcatgttaTCCCACACCGTCTGCATGATGCTGTGATCAGGGTCTGTGGGGGTCACATCAACTGTTGCACGactcctctttcttcttgtgACTGAGGATATTTCTTTATGACTCTAGCTATATTTGTTCAGGGTCACTGTGCAGCAGGGAACATTTGGGATTGATCAGACACCACCCTGCTGGTATACCATGATCGATTATGAACATTTGCACATTGctgctttatatatatacttttttttaaaggttaatATATTATTTAGCTTGCTTTTGATCAGCTCTCTTACAGTAGGGCAACACTGATGGAGTTTGCATTTTATCACCATGGACTTTTTCACCATGACCTGTTTTTCATGGTGGGAAAAGCACATGTGTAGTAAAATCAATGATCGCTGAACTTCCTCAAGCTGCTTGAGTTTCAGGGTCCtggtattgtgtgtgttgtcacacTGTCACGACTTACAGagcaattattaatattatttcagTTCGGAGAGCCTTCAGTTGAAAAGTGTACCATAAGAGAACAAAGTAATGTGATATGAAGGAGAGTCCATTAGgcgctacccccccccccccccccccttctaacTTTGTCATCAAAGTTGGAAGGGGGGGTGAGGCTTTGCACATTATATGAACCCCCCTCCCGTCCTCTAGACACGAGTATCAGTTGATGGGATCCAGACGGTGCTGACGATCTGAATGAGATGAGCGAACAGTGCAGACTAGATGATaagggaggaggacagaaaCCTTACAgtaagagaggagagcagataCAAATTTTGGCATAACgacatgattggctgattgagATCACAGTAGAAATCTGATTGGATAACTGCAAACACCCAATAGTCAGCTGATTAGAAGGTGttgcagagtgagagagaattGTGAATTAATGAGAAATAGAGATAGTCTCATGTTCGGTCTTAAGCTTCATCAGtaacacactgtaaaaaatgtctgctgtgaaaaattCATGTCTTGCTTTAAACATCATGGTTACACTTATGTTGTCTTCACTGTGAccaggtgaagagagagaagcaaaTCGAGAGGAGCGTGCTGCCTGATTATGACGGCTGTTGTTCGACCCGGAGTCAACGTGTCAGGGCTCTGTGCGGATGGAAACAAGTTCCTTGAAGCTGGAGAGCTGGGGAGGGCTACCTCTCTCTACATGTCTGCCTTCAGGACCCACGCTGCCTCCACCATGTCCCATGTGCGGAAACTGGAGGAGCCCTGTCTGGCTGGAGTGATCTATACCCTGGAAAGTTGGCTTGATGGTCAGGGTGAACACCTGCCTGCCGAGGGTCTAAATAAAGGCTTGGCCGCAGTTTTTCTGTCCACACTGTGCCCCAACAATCTGTCTGCCACCattttcaaaatggagtctCTCCTCCAGAATGGCCAGCAAGGCTGCTTGCAAATTGTTGCCCGCTGCACTGCTCTGCTCGAAGGGAAGAGAAACCCTCACCCAGATGGACCGACTCGAATGCTGCTGGAGATAACTCGAGCTCTGGCCTGCTTGTTGGCAGAGCCTCACAGTATCAAGGGGATTAAGCTTTACCTTAAAGCTTACCAGAGAAACAAATCTGAAATTGTCATGCTGGTGAAATCTAGACAGGCTCAGCATCTATCAAAAATAGTCAAGGCCTTTACCATCCAAATACTGCAATTGCATCCTTCTCTGTTGTCTGTTAACAGCGAGGTGGCCGTAACGTCAAAACAGGATGATAAGCTGAGTGCAGAGGCTTCTTCTGTAATCATTGAGTTTATGTTGGCTATCTCACCTGTTAATAGCGAGGTGCAGGAACTTCAAGCAGCATATCTGTTTTTGACAGGCAGGTTTGGGGACAGTGCAGATGTCTACTCTGCTCTCCTGAAATGTGGTCACTGCCAGGAAATGTCAGTGAGTAGCGCAGACAAGCCTGTCCATGACAGTCTGGAAAGGAGAGCTCGGCTCTTAACCAGTCATGCAGCTGCCTGCTTCTCAGCAGGTGGACGGACTGCGGAGGCATGTGGGGATCTGGGGGAGGCGTTTGAGATTCATCCTGCCACTGCCCGAACTTATTTCCAAAAGCTCTTCCCAGATCACGGCACAGGGATGGCTGCTCGCAACCACCTCCGTCAGCAGGCAGAGAAGGGCCTGTGTGGTTACAGAGAGAGGGTCCTTGTCCGTCCAGACCTGCGGTCCACCGAAGGAGTTGAACTCCTGGACCCTGCCATCACGCAGTTACGAGCCCTGTGCCATTTACAGCCTGACGGGGGAGGCAGAGAGCTGCGGGTACGACTGGCCGACTGTCTTCTTTTCCGGGGGGAACACAAAGAGGCCCTCTCTATCTGTAGCCAGCTAGCAGCTGCCCAAGGTCAGCAGAGCTACCAAAACACAGTCCAGGTTCTTCGAGGGTATGCAAGACTGCTTTGCGATGACCACAAGGGGGCGTTAGAAGACTTCCAGGCTGTGATTGAACACAATGCCCCTCATCCTTCCAGCTGCGTGCGGGCACTGTGTGGCAGGGGGCTCCTGCGCATGATGGGGGGCTCAAACTATCTCACAGCTCTCGACTATGTGACGGCCAGTGGGCTTCAGCCTCAGGAAACAGCACTTACCGTTCGCTGCTTGGTGCCATGGAACTGCCGGGGACTGCTGTTCACTGTTTTAGTGGAGCAGGGACGAGTCATGCTGGAGGGGACTGGAGAGCACGGATGCAAGTCCAGATCCACTGAAGACTCCCAGCAACCTCAGCAGGACGATAAGGGCCCTTCAAAGAGAGACAACCAAAGATCAGGGTATATGATGTTTGTATTTTGGACTATAGGCCTTTTGGCATTCTCACAATTTCATTTACCTGTCTCACCTGCTAATACACTGTCATGGCATACTTGGGACTTGAATATAATGGAGATATATTAGATTTCTTGGTAACACCAGTGCTTACCCTACTAtgacaaatcaaaatgtaaaaatgtctgTCCAAGTGTGCTCGCATCCTATCCCACTTAAACAAATACAGCAccttccccccctccttttGTGTGTTAGGACTCCTGCTGGAGTCCAGTCCCTGGCGGCTCTGCTGATGGAGCTCCAGCCAGACGCTGATGGGCCTCAGATCCTGGCAGCTGATGCCTTGTACCAACTTGGCCGTGTGGAAGAAGCCTACCGGCTAATGCTCTCTGTTGGGCCCACCAGTCCTCGAGCACCCATTCTGGCTCGCCTCGCCCTGCTGCAACTGCACAGGGGCTTTCTTTATGACACCAATCAGGTTTGTATTGCAGGGCAGACTCCTAATCATAACCCAGGGAATTTTTCTGCACATCTTGATAAACTACAGAAACATGAGGAAGTACAGAGCGGTCCGGCACATGGGAGAAACATCAGAGTAGTCAAAATCAACTGTGGTATCACTCATATGGTCAGCCTCAAATCAATTGATTCAGTTTCACTATTTTCACTAATTCATttaatgaacacaaacaataaataattcttACGGAATCAATTAATTTCTTACGTATCCAAGCGATTTTAAGGGTTTTAATAGCTGGTGTTGTCATGTATTGTATTTCAAAAATTCCCCAAATTTGAAGATGTAGTTGCTGGGCTGTTAtcatttttgatatttattgttatattaaaCTGTTTAGTCTCAATCTCACACAATCAGCTGACCTGAACAACATTGTTAATTATGTACATTACTCTGAAGGAATGCAATTACATCGGCTAGCTTAATATCTTTAATCCTTAGTTTAAAAGCTTTTGCAGGGATAGAGATAACATTTTCACATCTGTCCATTTGTACCGCAGCTGCTGAAAAAGCTCATTCAGTGCGGTGACACGAGCTGCTTGCGGCCCCTGTTGGCGGTGGCACAACGGAAGGACCGTGCGTTGCTACAGGGACACTGCCACTCCAACGCAAAACGCATCCTGACCAACGCGAGAGAGGAGGGTGCTGTCAGGGAAGCTGTGGCTTATCTGTCCATCGCCATCATGGCATCTGGTGATTACAATAtgattgattaaatatttatgatTCTAAATGGTCTCAATCTGATTGTTGACTTAATTAATTAGAAGGATGTAAGAATTGAATCTGGATTTGCTTCAGTTCAGCAGAGGTtcgtgaaaaaaaaattgtctgtgCTAGTTAAAACCAGCCAGACAACCTGTGTAGAAACGTATACATTTCAAGCTAGTCTAATATGTATCCTACCTGCTTCTCTTTGTATTTGGATATCTTTTATGGATACAATAATATCTTACATACCACGAAAACAATACATGTATTGCTTCTTAAGGTGGTGAGGCAGCAGACTCCTTGCTGGAAAGAGCGAGGTGCTATGCCGTGCTGGGTCAACGAAAGACGGCCATCTTTGATTTCAGTGCCATTCTGAAGGAGCACCCGAAACACGTCCAGGCCCTCTGTGGAAGAGGCTTCACCTATCTCATGCTGAATCAACATACGGTATTTTAAGCTGAACCACTTTGTAAATACTGCTTCATGTACCTGGAAGACTTTACTcctacttttcatttctttcccaATCAACTTTACAGTAATAGGTGAACTTCAGTAGTCCTAAAGTATAGTTGTGAAAACTGCAGTAAACCGAGTAAATCAGGTTTACAGGATCTCAGGTTTCAGGATCTTGTTTTCTTCAGACAGATGTTGCTTTACACAAAATTTCTGGTGCcgatttttcttttccatagGAATGCACTCATGATATCCTGTCAGCACTTCAGATAAACACTGACATAGTCACCAAAGACATTCTGTCACTCAAGGACAAGGCACAGAAGCtggtctgtgattggctgcatcAGTTCTGTCGGACCAGTCTGTCAGACATCCTGGTAACCAGTGCCGTCCCCTGCCACGACGAGCAGCTCAGAGAGGCTTTTACAATCAGCAGAGCTCTGATGAGGACTGACTGCAGAGAGCCCAGATGGCATCTCCTCTACGTGGACTTGCTCTTAGCCAAAGGTGAGACGGGAACTTAAAGTCACCGGAAATGGTGGGAGTTGAATGTACAAAAATAACTACCGAAGCTGGCACTCCTTGTTTACAGTAATCCTTACTCCTGCTGATGTGGTCCATCCGCCTCAGGTGACCTTAAGGCTGCAGGCGCTCATCTGTGCCAGGTGTTCGGCCAGGAGCCAAGAGACGCAGCGGCCCAGGGCAGGGTGGGTGTGGTGGAGGCCTGGCAACAGAGCTACCGCAGCGCAGCGTGCAGGCTCAGCAGACTGACGGAGAAAGACCCGTCCAGTCTGGACTTGCTGATGGCCCTGATCCCATTCAATCAGCGAAAGCACACGGCACAGGTAGGCCTCAGTGCTGGAGTCCTCGATGATCAGTTTTTTAAGAATGAGAATCAAAGGCAACAGGATTTGTTCTGAGATTATGAGAATCAAATGCAGCAAACTGGTTTTATCATTTAGCTTGAGAGACATTTCATCACAGAGGATAAATGTACCCACATGATCTTCTTTGAGATTGACAGAGAGGAAGATAAATTACTGTTTCAATTAAATAgataaacatattaaataaaataaagcatttaGGATCATAATATGTTCAATTCAAGTCACTAAGACTGTAACAAGTCTTCACGATTTTTGGGATTTAGACAGTTTTGTATGTACTGTCCAGTATATTTATACAGAGTGCACTCTCATACAGAGACAGAATGAATCGAGGACCCCCTTGAAAATGAGGTGATTTTTCTCCTGTTAGTAATTATGTGTGACGATGAAGAATTTCATGCTGTCTAATAGGTGGTGTTGTTTTTCAGTCCAATCCCACTGACAGAGCTGAGCTGTCTGTAAAACCTcttattttactttacattgCAAACTGCACAAAACAGCAATGGCATGATACGTATTTCATATGGTCAGCAAGTTCAGAGAAGAAACTGATGTATGGTGTTTCCATAACCTATGCATCATTTTACATCTTTCCCTCACATTGCTTCAGTGTATTTACTGTGTATTTGTTGACAGCATATTATTTTTTCTGCATAAATATCAAAACAGGCAGCCGCGCAGGAGGCCAGTGGTGTGTCATCAGGTGGCCAGTGGGATCAGGCCCTCACTCTTCTGACTGTAGCTGTGAAAGCAGTGGGTAACCACAGACTCCAGTATTTTCGCCAGCGGGCCGCCTGCCTCGCTCAGCTTGGCTTGAATGAACGAGCGATAGCTGACCTTGACATCGTTATCCAAAAACACGGTGGCTCCGACTCCGGCCGCTCCGATGACCAAGTCTTGGCGGAGGACCTGTGTCGGCGAGGGCGCTGCCTGGTGCTCTGTTCCAGAGAAGGAGCGGCCCTGAAGGATTTCACTCAGGCCCTGGAGCTCCACAGGGACCAGGCCATCCACTGTGTGGAGGCTGGTCTGGGGAGGCTGCGTCTGGCTGAGTGCTACCTGCGGGGGGCGCTGCAGCACTATGGCGAGCAGCAACTCAGCAAAGCCTGGACATTGATTGAATGTGGCCTCGCTATGGACAGTGAGAACCCAGAGCTCCGCAGACTGAGGGCAAAGGTCAAACGGGAAGTGGCCAGCCCCTGCAACGTCAACTAGCGTTCATAGTCAGAGAATCAGATAGgacacagcagctccagctgagTTTATAAAACGAAAGTGCCTGAACCCGATGTCATACCGTCAAACTGATGAGAAATCATACGTGTTATAGGACATTCGCTGGTTCTTTAACGACACAGtgttttaattaatataatGTCCTCCAAGAATGAACTGCAGTTTTATTAATCAATGTCTTTATAATCACAGCATGACAGAACATTGATAAGATAGGAAACTGTGAATCATGGATTTTGTAGATTTCTTTTATTATCCCTTATTAAATGAACCACTGAACTTTGTTAATTCATACATTTGATCCTTGTAACATCACTAATTGAATACTTGtggaaatggaaaacaataCATGACGGTCATATTGATATTATGGCATCAAGAGAGTCACTCATCATGAAATAGATAGCCGGGTTTATTTCAAACCATCACACTCTGATAAATGATTTAAGAAAGTGCCTGACGTGCAGGATTTATCTAAAATCACAGAAGGCACAATTTTCTTTAATGATATTTAAGCATAATTTGAGTgtatataaaaacaggaaaacaggaaTGAATACTGGAATTTAGTTCATACCGCTGACGTTAAagaatgatttaaaacattacTACTCCTTTAGGTGCACCTGAAGCAGACATTATAATTTGGAATATAGCTTTAAATGTGTACATAACCTGTGTCACAGGTTTGTAGAAAGTACTCTGGTgttacacagacacagtgatgtATCGCGGTTCCATGTTTCCGAAGTAGGATTTTTCCCACTCGCTCATGAGGTCAAAATGCAGCGGGCGGTCACAGAAGGTGCAGGAAGCCGTGGCCGGGCTGTTGAGCCGGAGCCCCACCTCCTGCcaaacctccaccagggaaTCTGTGAGcggaacacacacgcacattaatGTGAATCGGCAAAGAAATAACAACATGTATTTCACAGTTGTGCAAGTTACAGCTCTGGCTCTTTTACCTGCAACACACTAAGATTATGATGTGAGACGACAACATGAGGATATTGTAATTTTTATTGCATTGCCGTATTTGGTAACAGGTGGGTGCACCTGTTACCAGTATACGTATAAATAAGTATAAACATGAATCATACAGTCCCCAGTTCACTTGATTTAACATTAATTACAACAACTTATATGAGTCAGGATCCCCACACTCACCCACAAAGTACTCCATCATGGCGGGGTCGTGATGGGGAGACGGAGCTAAACGCAGCAGCTCCTCGCCACGAGGCACTGTGGGGTAGTTAATGGCCTGGACATAGATGTTGTGTCTCTCCAGCAGGATGTCGCACACCTTGGTGTTGAGCTCAGCGTTACCCACCTAGGAAACAGACCAACGATTTGTGACATTAACCATTAAGAAGATGTTTTGTATCTGCACAATCAGGTTACACATCTAGAAATTAAAGTCAGTACTGGGATATATACTAAATTAGTTTAATTTTAGACTCAGATATTTGTTTATCACTTGATATTAAAGTGATGCATTTTGAACAATGAAGTACATTTACCCATAAGCATCAAAATGATGCaatataaaagtgtttttttttatctgtcacAAAGGAAAAATGAAGGCCTTCCTCATATCATTGATTGTGGCTTTGTATTTTTAGTGACAGTGAGTCAGCAGGAACAAAACCAGGACATACAAAATGCATCAACTTAATGAAATTGAATCATGTTTGAttacctccacaaaggaggttatgttttcacctctgtccgaTTGTTTGATGATAGCatgattacgcaaaaactactggacagatttccaTAAAACTTGATGCAAGTCTGTGATATGGGTCATGGACGAACCCATTCAATTTAGGTGCggatccaggatattttttcactttctttagcaTTGCATGATAGGGTGTATGGGCAGacatgtttagggaactgatatttatgagtgtgtttgctttggtgcagatccaaatctggATCACGGGAATTTAGATGTGATTtcataagggaactgttgggtctGGGTGGTTTGGTTATTTTCACCTGCACTTTTCCTACAGTAACATGGGAAAAGTGGAAAAGGCCTAAACAACAAAGCAACCACTTATAACTTTGTAGGTTGCCATAGATTTATTATACATCATAATCACGAGTTCACAGAGAGAGATGATACAGTagtgaaggcagcagcagtgCTACGTCCTCCTACCTGTATGGGGATGATGTGGCTGGGGCAGTTGAGCACAGGCAGGCCGTTATCCAGGAGCAGCTGCCTCATGTGTTTGACGTTCCTCTGGTGGGCTCTGCGGAGCCCCTGGCCTTCAGGGCTCTTCAGCACCCGCACAGACTCCAGGGCTCCAGCCAGGACCATCGGGGGCAGAGCAGTGGTGAAGATGAAGCCTGCTGCGAAGGAGCGCACTGTGTCCACTAGGGCGGCGCTGCTGGCGATGTAGCCCCCCACACAGCCAATTGCCTTTCCTGGAATACAAACAGACCACAGGGGTTGACAGGAGGGAATCAatgagaagggaggaagagcaAATCACTGACCATCTTAGATTTCAGAGAGGAACAATTATACAGCTAATATTAcataatatttaactttttaatataATGCATTGTTGTAGATAATACaaccaaataataaaataatatgcaCTGTGGAGTATATCATTAatatcattttgaatttagCACTTTTAGTTGTGACTAAACTAAACTTGGTGTATTGGTGTTTTGTTAATTTTAGTAGTGTTGAATCAGAGTGatattttattagtttatttatttgatagggACAGGTGTAAGTGAGCCAGAGTTGAGTTAGCTGCATAAGCTAATTTTGCTTATACGTTGTCCCTGTAGCCAGTTCTTACAAGGCaacccaaaataaaataaaactgcctTTGTTGTATAAATGCTAAACAAATATCTATGAAAAAAGTTCATGTGTGTTGTACAAACTAGCTTTACAACAAACCCTTGATCGAAACACTACATCCAATACAGTACAATACTGATGATGTAAAATaggtaaaacaaagaaaacaaagaagactattagataaaacacaaatatattctgttatgaaaaaaaaaaggacttcaACACCACACAATTCtttcttcagtatttaaatGACTCGGCTGCTTACAATCACTTTTTGAAGTCCCAAAGAACAAATAACTTGGTGAATGATAAATAACTTTTTATTCTTGTTCacattttgctttatttattgCCGGGAGTGAACACTTGCCCACGTGCCTTGATAAAGTCTTTTGAGGTCATTCAGGGCTAGTTGAAACGTGACCTGTGGTTGACGGGGATAAACCTTCCAGTCGTCATAAAGGGACTCGCAGCACGGACTCTGTGATGatggtttttatcagtgtggccagagagggagcagagctgGCACCCAGCTGATAAAACCTCTCCTTCTTTGGATGAGAGCTCTCCTGGCCTCTTTCTAACCAGCAGGGGAGCGGCATCATGCTTGTTGAGTCCTAATGCTGCGGCCTGAGGACATTGTGCGAGGTTGTGAATGGGAGTATAGCCAAGAGGAGAGCCAATTAATCTCTGGCAGTTCGGGGCCGTTTGCCTTGCCCTTCTTGTTGCAGTGGCGAAAGGACATGGTGGTGGACGACTGATGTGATGTTATCGGTGAGGGAGTGTGCCTTTTAATgtctttaataaaacaaaccagtGGGGTTTCCCTCATCAAGTACTCACCCAAGGTCCCAGACACAATGTCGATCTTGTGCATGATGTTGTCCCTCTCCCCCACTCCAGCTCCGTGGAGTCCGTAGAGGCCCACGGCGTGAACCTCATCAACAAACGTCAGAGCTCCGTAGCGGTGAGCAACATCGCACAGCTCCTCCAGAGGACATATGGCACCTGAGAGCCCCAGAGAATGAAGTGGCTTAATTAGAAGTGTCAAGTGAAGGTGAACAGATGGAGATTTGGACGGTAAATGTCACCATGGTGTAGTGTCTACatacatatttgtgttttatagcAAGATGAGGATGTTTTTCTCTATGAGTCATTACTTTTTTCTATTAAAAGTCTTCTGGATATAGTCACAGCCATCCGCTCAGTCCACTTTTGCTTGTACGTAGCTGTACGAAGCTGTCACATGATGTAATATCAGATAGAGAGAAAAAGCTGAGAGTAACATTATTTCCTCCCATGGTAGCCAGTGATGGATGAGCAGATACTGCAAACTGAATAACTGTGGATCATAGAAACGGACGACCAACCAAAAGTTTTAGAACAGCCcaatttttccagttttttggAAAAAGTTTCATTAGGAAAAGCCCagtgaaaaacattaaatgagGATAAGCAAAACTACTAAATAACTATAAGTTACAgttttcctgcagcagtaatatctgtctgtctgtacaaTGGCAATGTGGAACATGTAAcaataaaattaataataagaATGCT
This genomic window contains:
- the ttc34 gene encoding uncharacterized protein ttc34; translation: MTAVVRPGVNVSGLCADGNKFLEAGELGRATSLYMSAFRTHAASTMSHVRKLEEPCLAGVIYTLESWLDGQGEHLPAEGLNKGLAAVFLSTLCPNNLSATIFKMESLLQNGQQGCLQIVARCTALLEGKRNPHPDGPTRMLLEITRALACLLAEPHSIKGIKLYLKAYQRNKSEIVMLVKSRQAQHLSKIVKAFTIQILQLHPSLLSVNSEVAVTSKQDDKLSAEASSVIIEFMLAISPVNSEVQELQAAYLFLTGRFGDSADVYSALLKCGHCQEMSVSSADKPVHDSLERRARLLTSHAAACFSAGGRTAEACGDLGEAFEIHPATARTYFQKLFPDHGTGMAARNHLRQQAEKGLCGYRERVLVRPDLRSTEGVELLDPAITQLRALCHLQPDGGGRELRVRLADCLLFRGEHKEALSICSQLAAAQGQQSYQNTVQVLRGYARLLCDDHKGALEDFQAVIEHNAPHPSSCVRALCGRGLLRMMGGSNYLTALDYVTASGLQPQETALTVRCLVPWNCRGLLFTVLVEQGRVMLEGTGEHGCKSRSTEDSQQPQQDDKGPSKRDNQRSGTPAGVQSLAALLMELQPDADGPQILAADALYQLGRVEEAYRLMLSVGPTSPRAPILARLALLQLHRGFLYDTNQLLKKLIQCGDTSCLRPLLAVAQRKDRALLQGHCHSNAKRILTNAREEGAVREAVAYLSIAIMASGGEAADSLLERARCYAVLGQRKTAIFDFSAILKEHPKHVQALCGRGFTYLMLNQHTECTHDILSALQINTDIVTKDILSLKDKAQKLVCDWLHQFCRTSLSDILVTSAVPCHDEQLREAFTISRALMRTDCREPRWHLLYVDLLLAKGDLKAAGAHLCQVFGQEPRDAAAQGRVGVVEAWQQSYRSAACRLSRLTEKDPSSLDLLMALIPFNQRKHTAQAAAQEASGVSSGGQWDQALTLLTVAVKAVGNHRLQYFRQRAACLAQLGLNERAIADLDIVIQKHGGSDSGRSDDQVLAEDLCRRGRCLVLCSREGAALKDFTQALELHRDQAIHCVEAGLGRLRLAECYLRGALQHYGEQQLSKAWTLIECGLAMDSENPELRRLRAKVKREVASPCNVN